A portion of the bacterium (Candidatus Blackallbacteria) CG13_big_fil_rev_8_21_14_2_50_49_14 genome contains these proteins:
- a CDS encoding phosphotyrosine protein phosphatase: MNLLFICGKNKLRSPTAQALFSAYPGQQALSCGINRDAETPLSGDLIEWADILFVMEKNQRNKVMSKYKNLLKDKKLICLDIADRYRYMDPALIKILTSRVSPYLR, translated from the coding sequence ATGAATCTCTTATTCATCTGTGGCAAAAACAAACTCAGAAGCCCCACAGCCCAGGCCCTTTTCTCTGCATACCCCGGCCAGCAGGCGCTTAGCTGTGGAATCAACCGAGATGCTGAAACACCCCTCAGTGGCGATCTGATTGAGTGGGCAGATATACTCTTTGTCATGGAAAAAAATCAGCGGAACAAAGTCATGTCAAAATATAAAAACCTTTTAAAAGACAAAAAACTAATCTGTCTCGATATTGCTGACCGCTACCGTTATATGGATCCCGCTCTGATCAAAATTCTCACCTCTCGGGTAAGCCCCTATCTGCGCTGA
- a CDS encoding 5'/3'-nucleotidase SurE, translating to MRILISNDDGAHAPGIRALANHLADLGHEITIGAPDRERSTTGHCLTLHKPLRAESVAEYYSSKVHQAWKINGTPCDSVKLAMNMLLDLASIDLVLSGINRGPNLGTDVIYSGTVSAATEGAIRGIPSIAVSLASFDDRHYHTAAGFIGSFLEQIRWSEFPKHTLFNVNVPPVEPEELEGVRVTRLGLHRFRDIFEKRTDLRGHAYYWQTGIVEDHEEDADTDVFAIRENFVSVTPIHYDMTRYAYMQTLQSWEIGLKQSLSR from the coding sequence ATGCGTATTTTGATTTCAAATGATGATGGCGCGCATGCGCCTGGAATTCGGGCTTTGGCCAATCATTTGGCTGATTTGGGACACGAGATCACAATTGGCGCGCCTGATCGTGAACGCAGTACCACAGGCCATTGCCTGACTCTGCATAAACCTTTGCGGGCTGAGTCTGTGGCTGAGTATTATAGTTCTAAAGTGCACCAGGCCTGGAAAATCAATGGCACGCCCTGTGATTCTGTGAAGCTGGCGATGAATATGTTGCTTGATCTCGCTTCAATTGATCTTGTGCTCTCAGGGATTAACCGGGGGCCGAATCTGGGAACCGACGTGATTTATTCAGGTACTGTTTCAGCGGCTACCGAGGGTGCAATTCGTGGAATTCCCTCGATTGCTGTTTCTCTTGCCAGTTTTGATGATCGCCATTATCATACGGCGGCGGGTTTTATTGGCTCTTTTCTTGAACAGATTCGCTGGTCAGAATTTCCCAAACACACGCTTTTTAACGTCAATGTGCCCCCTGTTGAGCCCGAAGAGCTGGAAGGTGTGCGTGTCACCCGTCTGGGCTTGCATCGTTTTCGCGATATCTTTGAAAAACGAACGGATCTCCGCGGCCATGCCTATTATTGGCAGACGGGCATTGTTGAAGATCATGAAGAAGATGCGGATACGGATGTCTTCGCCATTCGCGAAAATTTTGTTTCAGTAACACCCATTCACTACGATATGACCCGCTACGCGTATATGCAAACACTGCAGTCCTGGGAAATTGGCCTGAAGCAGTCCTTGTCGCGCTGA
- a CDS encoding acetyl-CoA C-acyltransferase — translation MKEIVILQGARTPFGRFGGGLKDVPAIQLGVTAVKEALLRSQVEAAQVDHIVMGNVVQSGPDPIYLARHVGIYSGMPIESPALTVNRLCGSGLEAVVQAAHLIQMDEAEIVVSGGTENMSQIPYVMPQARWGYRMGNSQVLDLMTTSLIDGYTGQGMAITAENLAEKYEISREAQDQFSVRSQQLAGQAQQSGRLAKEIVPVALNDKKQTVIEHDEHMRPETTLEQLAKLKPAFKAGGSVTAGNASGINDGAAAVIVTSADKAAQMGVKPLARIKSWASAGVPPEIMGFGPVPASRKALERAGLTIDQMDIVEINEAFAAQYLAVEKALELNRDKVNVNGGAIAIGHPLGASGARVLLSAMLELQARQQRYALVSLCIGGGQGIAMVIENAAL, via the coding sequence ATGAAAGAAATTGTCATTCTGCAGGGTGCCCGCACCCCTTTTGGTCGTTTTGGCGGTGGCCTCAAAGATGTTCCCGCAATTCAACTGGGCGTAACAGCCGTTAAAGAAGCCTTGCTGCGTAGCCAGGTAGAAGCCGCCCAGGTTGATCATATCGTGATGGGCAATGTCGTCCAGTCAGGCCCTGACCCGATCTATCTGGCCCGCCATGTGGGCATTTACAGTGGCATGCCAATTGAAAGCCCAGCCTTGACCGTGAACCGTCTCTGCGGTTCGGGTCTGGAAGCTGTGGTGCAGGCCGCGCATCTGATTCAGATGGATGAAGCCGAAATCGTGGTCTCAGGTGGCACTGAGAATATGAGCCAGATTCCCTATGTGATGCCCCAAGCCCGTTGGGGGTATCGCATGGGCAACAGCCAGGTACTGGACCTGATGACCACTTCGCTGATCGATGGCTATACTGGTCAGGGCATGGCGATTACCGCTGAAAATCTGGCTGAAAAATATGAGATCAGCCGTGAAGCTCAAGACCAATTCTCTGTGCGCAGTCAGCAATTGGCGGGTCAGGCACAGCAATCAGGACGTCTGGCGAAAGAGATCGTGCCTGTGGCGCTCAATGATAAAAAACAAACCGTGATTGAGCACGATGAACACATGCGGCCTGAAACCACGCTTGAACAGCTGGCCAAGCTCAAACCTGCCTTCAAGGCAGGGGGCTCAGTCACTGCTGGCAATGCCAGCGGCATCAATGATGGGGCGGCTGCCGTGATTGTGACCAGCGCAGACAAAGCCGCTCAAATGGGGGTTAAACCCCTGGCCCGGATTAAATCCTGGGCCAGTGCCGGGGTTCCCCCTGAAATCATGGGCTTTGGCCCCGTGCCCGCTTCGCGCAAGGCCTTGGAAAGAGCCGGTCTGACAATTGACCAGATGGATATTGTTGAGATCAATGAAGCCTTTGCGGCTCAGTACTTGGCGGTAGAAAAAGCACTGGAACTGAACCGTGACAAGGTCAATGTCAATGGCGGGGCGATTGCGATTGGGCATCCGCTGGGGGCTTCTGGCGCCCGTGTTCTGCTCTCTGCCATGCTGGAACTGCAGGCCCGCCAGCAGCGCTATGCGCTGGTCAGCCTGTGTATCGGCGGCGGACAGGGCATTGCCATGGTCATCGAGAACGCGGCGCTTTAA